From the genome of Sphingobacterium kitahiroshimense, one region includes:
- the ccsA gene encoding cytochrome c biogenesis protein yields the protein MRKSWWKILAVVLISLVIIAGLLGPVPALFLLHETIRNIYFHVPMWFAMLFLYTISVIYSIKYLNTGKQEYDLMAVEAVNTGITFCFMGLATGMLWANITWGEAWPNDPKLNGSAIATLMYLAYLVLRNALEEEQKRAKISAVYNIFAFPIMIVLLYILPKLTDSLHPGSGGNSAFSNLDMNNQLRPVFYTAVIGWILIGTWMFTLRYRLRIIEQKQNEIN from the coding sequence ATGAGAAAAAGTTGGTGGAAAATTTTGGCAGTAGTCTTAATTTCATTGGTCATCATTGCAGGGCTACTAGGTCCAGTACCTGCTTTATTCCTTCTTCATGAAACCATCCGAAATATTTACTTCCATGTCCCGATGTGGTTTGCAATGCTATTCCTTTATACAATATCTGTTATCTACAGCATCAAGTACTTGAATACGGGTAAGCAAGAGTATGATTTAATGGCGGTAGAAGCTGTAAATACCGGGATTACATTTTGTTTTATGGGATTAGCCACAGGTATGCTATGGGCAAATATTACCTGGGGAGAAGCATGGCCCAATGATCCTAAATTGAATGGATCTGCCATTGCGACATTGATGTACTTGGCCTACTTGGTCTTAAGAAATGCGCTTGAAGAGGAGCAGAAAAGAGCTAAAATATCTGCCGTATATAATATTTTTGCTTTTCCTATCATGATTGTTTTGCTTTATATCTTACCAAAACTGACTGATTCACTGCACCCAGGAAGCGGAGGAAATAGCGCTTTCAGTAACCTGGACATGAACAATCAGTTAAGACCGGTATTTTATACAGCCGTCATTGGGTGGATTTTGATCGGTACTTGGATGTTTACCTTACGCTACCGTTTACGTATCATCGAACAGAAGCAAAATGAAATTAATTAA
- a CDS encoding STAS domain-containing protein, whose product MKYTIDKHDRYIVIEPLCDSLDAEKAIKLKGEFLLRNTVGQRNIILDLSNVRKIDESSIRLALLANRLCDSSGGLFILANLDSEVLEVLEMSHLQTNFTIVNSVKDAEDRVFAHEIELDYRGEKEK is encoded by the coding sequence ATGAAATATACGATTGATAAGCATGACCGCTATATTGTAATAGAACCGCTTTGTGATAGCTTAGATGCGGAAAAAGCGATTAAATTAAAAGGTGAGTTTTTGTTGAGAAACACGGTTGGTCAACGTAATATTATTTTAGATTTATCTAATGTGCGTAAAATAGACGAAAGCAGTATTCGCTTGGCACTATTGGCAAATCGTCTTTGTGATTCAAGTGGTGGGCTATTCATTCTAGCAAACTTGGACTCTGAAGTCCTTGAGGTATTGGAAATGTCTCACCTACAGACCAACTTTACGATCGTAAACTCTGTTAAAGATGCTGAAGACCGTGTTTTTGCACACGAAATTGAATTAGATTATAGAGGAGAGAAAGAAAAATAA
- a CDS encoding ribonuclease Z: MRFEVLILGNSSATPMYDRHPTSQVVNFNEQLFLIDCGEGTQMQLSRYGIKSNKINHIFISHLHGDHYLGLVGLLSSMHLIGRKSDLHLYGPKGLDEILAVQFKYSETLLRYDLIFHETSAEEPQVIFENRTIKVSTFPLTHRIPCTGFRFDEGQRSRHLLVEDIEEAGIPVAYYQLLKNGVDYVREDGQVFSASDYTLPAPLSRSYVYCSDTIRTANYLPYIQHATLIYHESTFLHEMVDRAKETFHTTALEAAEIAKETHADKLLLGHYSARYKDLQPLLLEAQSVFPKTMLSQEGKWFSV, from the coding sequence ATGCGATTTGAAGTTTTGATTTTAGGGAATAGTTCCGCAACGCCTATGTATGATAGGCATCCAACTAGTCAAGTCGTAAACTTCAATGAGCAATTGTTCTTAATTGATTGTGGAGAAGGTACACAAATGCAGCTTAGCCGTTATGGCATTAAAAGCAATAAAATAAATCATATTTTTATCAGTCATCTGCATGGAGATCATTACCTCGGTTTAGTTGGGTTATTGTCCTCCATGCACCTGATTGGGCGTAAAAGTGATTTACACCTTTATGGACCAAAGGGACTTGATGAAATATTGGCTGTTCAGTTTAAATATTCAGAGACATTACTTCGCTACGATCTTATTTTCCATGAAACTTCTGCCGAAGAACCACAGGTTATTTTTGAAAATAGAACCATTAAAGTAAGTACATTCCCTTTGACTCACCGAATTCCCTGTACGGGCTTTCGCTTTGACGAGGGACAGCGTTCACGCCACCTACTTGTAGAAGATATTGAGGAGGCCGGTATTCCTGTTGCTTATTATCAATTATTGAAAAACGGGGTGGACTATGTTCGTGAAGATGGGCAGGTATTCAGCGCATCAGACTATACTTTACCTGCACCATTATCCCGCAGTTATGTGTATTGTTCAGATACCATTCGTACAGCAAACTACTTACCCTATATTCAACATGCGACATTAATCTACCACGAATCTACTTTTCTCCATGAGATGGTCGATCGTGCAAAGGAAACTTTTCATACGACAGCCTTGGAGGCCGCAGAGATAGCAAAGGAAACGCATGCAGATAAATTATTATTAGGTCATTATTCTGCACGATATAAAGATTTACAGCCTTTATTACTTGAGGCGCAGTCTGTTTTCCCGAAAACGATGCTATCGCAAGAGGGAAAATGGTTTTCGGTATAA
- a CDS encoding phosphoribosylaminoimidazolesuccinocarboxamide synthase translates to MNAIQETNFNFENQTSFYRGKVRDVYTIAHEYLAMVASDRISAFDVVLPRPIPYKGQVLNQIAAKFLKATEDILPNWVVSVPDPSVTIGKMCEPFKVEMVIRGYLSGHAWREYSAGKRSVCGEALPEGLKENDKLPEPIITPTTKAAVGHDEDISRDAILARGIVSEEDYIQLEKYTKALFQRGTEIAAERGLILVDTKYEFGKKDGQIILIDEIHTPDSSRYFYAEGYAERQASGEAQKQLSKEFVRKWLIENGFQGKDGQQVPEMTDEIIKSISERYIELYEHIVGEKFVYPNQEDVLERVERNVTQALKQLKY, encoded by the coding sequence ATGAACGCAATACAAGAAACAAATTTCAATTTCGAAAATCAAACCTCTTTTTACAGAGGTAAAGTACGTGATGTATATACCATTGCTCATGAATATTTAGCTATGGTGGCTTCAGATCGTATTTCGGCATTCGATGTGGTTTTACCAAGACCTATCCCGTATAAGGGACAGGTGTTGAATCAGATCGCTGCAAAATTTTTGAAAGCAACGGAAGATATTCTGCCAAACTGGGTAGTTTCTGTTCCGGACCCAAGTGTTACCATTGGTAAAATGTGTGAGCCTTTTAAAGTAGAAATGGTGATCCGTGGCTATTTATCTGGTCACGCTTGGAGAGAGTATAGTGCAGGAAAACGTTCGGTATGTGGCGAAGCGCTGCCAGAGGGATTGAAAGAAAATGATAAATTACCAGAACCTATTATTACTCCCACGACAAAAGCAGCAGTAGGTCACGATGAGGATATTTCAAGAGATGCTATTTTAGCAAGAGGGATCGTGAGTGAAGAAGATTATATCCAGTTGGAGAAATATACAAAAGCATTATTTCAACGAGGTACTGAAATCGCAGCCGAAAGAGGATTGATCTTGGTGGATACCAAATATGAATTTGGCAAAAAAGATGGTCAGATTATTTTGATTGATGAAATTCATACACCAGATTCTTCCCGTTATTTTTATGCGGAGGGTTATGCTGAACGTCAGGCGAGTGGTGAAGCACAAAAGCAATTGTCGAAAGAGTTTGTACGCAAATGGTTAATTGAAAACGGATTTCAAGGTAAAGATGGACAGCAGGTTCCGGAAATGACAGATGAAATAATAAAATCAATTTCTGAGCGATATATCGAACTTTATGAGCATATTGTAGGCGAGAAGTTTGTTTATCCAAATCAAGAAGATGTTTTGGAACGTGTAGAACGGAATGTGACTCAAGCTTTAAAACAACTAAAATATTAA
- a CDS encoding S-adenosyl-l-methionine hydroxide adenosyltransferase family protein, which translates to MGVITLTTDLGHKDFYQAALKGSLISELPDVRIVDITHEIPAFNIPRAAFVLANAYHYFPKKTVHIIGINTLFHEGSRYVAMMYNDHFFVGADNGIFSLLLNGDKPQELVELNLIQDLRYLHFPLADILTKSACHIAKGGKLTDIGNSIDQTVEKVTLQPIYDNDTIRGNVVYVDAFGNAITNISKELFNRVQKGRSFTLYFKRSETITNLSWNYNEVTEGEKLCLFGISNYLEIAMNKANASQLLGLFDDESHIIRIEFHN; encoded by the coding sequence ATGGGAGTTATTACATTAACAACAGATTTAGGACATAAAGATTTCTATCAAGCAGCACTTAAAGGCAGTTTGATATCGGAACTTCCGGATGTTCGAATTGTTGATATTACACACGAAATACCTGCCTTCAATATTCCGAGAGCAGCTTTTGTGCTGGCCAATGCTTATCATTATTTCCCAAAAAAAACAGTCCATATCATTGGAATCAACACCTTATTTCATGAAGGATCACGTTACGTGGCAATGATGTATAATGATCACTTCTTTGTAGGTGCTGACAATGGCATCTTTAGCTTACTCTTAAATGGTGATAAACCTCAAGAACTTGTTGAACTTAATTTGATTCAGGATCTTCGATACTTACATTTTCCACTTGCTGATATTTTGACCAAATCGGCCTGTCACATTGCTAAAGGCGGTAAATTAACGGATATTGGCAATTCCATAGATCAAACCGTTGAAAAAGTCACATTACAACCTATATATGACAATGATACCATCCGCGGTAATGTCGTCTATGTCGATGCTTTTGGAAATGCGATTACCAATATCTCCAAGGAACTATTTAACCGTGTACAAAAAGGTCGAAGCTTCACACTCTATTTTAAAAGAAGTGAAACCATCACTAATTTATCATGGAACTACAATGAGGTAACGGAGGGAGAAAAACTATGTTTGTTTGGAATCAGTAATTACCTGGAGATCGCTATGAATAAAGCAAACGCAAGTCAGCTCTTAGGATTATTTGATGATGAATCTCATATCATCAGAATCGAATTCCACAATTAA
- a CDS encoding ABC transporter ATP-binding protein, whose amino-acid sequence MARGFNSGNKQEEELPKPKLNKELLKRAAQILAYLKPFRTKFLLGMLFLILSSLAMLTFPALLGAMIDASEGKQTYTWLPADVFEIGSIAFVILTFTSIVSFFRIRLFVEIAEKSLASIRRDSYQKLISLPMEYFANRRVGELNSRLSADLAQIQDTMTTTLAEILRQCISLAFGVALLVFVSPKLALMNLCILPVLVVTAIVFGKFIRNLSRQAQDKLAESNTIVQETLQGISNVKAFVNEYYESNRYSNKLDAVVGLAVKGATYRGAFASFIIFCIFGAVIAVIWYGSTLVFLGEMSVGDLTTYILYSMFVAGSMGSFPELYANIQKALGASERVLEILQEEQESITIDESSKEIRKHFHGDLTFNHVSFSYPSRPDIKILKDITFHAKAGQKIAIVGPSGIGKSTIASLVLQFYKPDSGEILYDGMSSADYLLSDIRNQVAIVPQDVLLFGGTIRENIAYGRLDADADHIITASKRANAHDFIMNFPEGYDTLVGERGVKLSGGQRQRIAIARALLKDPAILILDEATSSLDSESERQVQLALEELMKGRTSIIIAHRLSTIVDSDQIMVIENGVVSESGNHIELMSKGSGLYHHLYSLQSKHKIEV is encoded by the coding sequence ATGGCAAGAGGATTTAACAGCGGAAATAAGCAAGAAGAAGAACTACCAAAACCGAAACTTAATAAGGAATTATTAAAAAGAGCGGCACAAATACTAGCGTATCTAAAACCATTTAGAACCAAGTTTTTGTTAGGAATGCTTTTCTTGATACTTTCAAGTTTGGCAATGCTGACTTTCCCAGCACTTTTAGGTGCAATGATTGATGCTTCTGAAGGAAAACAAACTTACACATGGCTCCCAGCCGATGTTTTTGAAATAGGATCCATCGCTTTTGTTATCCTCACTTTTACTTCCATTGTCTCTTTTTTTAGAATTCGTTTATTTGTGGAGATTGCAGAAAAATCTCTCGCATCAATTCGCCGGGATTCATACCAGAAATTGATATCACTTCCCATGGAGTATTTTGCCAATCGTCGCGTTGGCGAACTCAATAGTAGGTTATCTGCAGATTTAGCGCAGATACAAGACACCATGACAACTACTTTAGCTGAAATCTTGAGACAGTGTATCAGCTTAGCATTTGGTGTTGCATTATTAGTTTTTGTATCACCAAAGCTAGCTTTAATGAACTTATGCATTTTGCCAGTACTCGTTGTAACAGCTATTGTATTTGGTAAATTCATCAGAAATCTATCACGTCAGGCTCAAGATAAATTGGCAGAATCTAACACCATCGTGCAAGAGACATTACAGGGAATCAGCAATGTTAAAGCTTTTGTCAATGAATATTATGAATCAAACAGATATTCCAATAAACTAGATGCCGTTGTTGGCTTAGCAGTAAAAGGTGCAACATATCGTGGTGCATTTGCTTCCTTTATCATCTTCTGTATCTTTGGTGCTGTCATTGCAGTGATCTGGTACGGTTCTACGCTAGTGTTTTTAGGAGAAATGTCTGTTGGAGATTTGACCACTTACATTCTATATTCGATGTTCGTTGCTGGATCTATGGGTAGTTTTCCAGAACTCTATGCCAATATTCAGAAAGCTCTGGGAGCAAGCGAACGCGTACTGGAAATTCTACAGGAAGAACAGGAAAGTATCACAATCGATGAATCTTCTAAAGAGATCCGTAAACATTTTCATGGTGATCTGACTTTCAACCATGTATCTTTCTCTTATCCTAGCAGACCTGATATTAAAATATTAAAAGATATTACCTTTCATGCGAAAGCTGGACAAAAAATTGCGATCGTCGGCCCGAGTGGTATCGGTAAGTCAACTATTGCTTCATTGGTCTTGCAATTTTACAAACCTGACAGCGGAGAGATTCTATATGATGGGATGAGCAGCGCTGACTATTTATTGTCTGACATCCGTAATCAAGTCGCCATTGTTCCACAAGACGTCTTACTTTTTGGCGGTACTATTCGTGAAAATATTGCTTATGGACGCCTAGACGCTGATGCTGACCATATCATTACAGCTTCAAAACGTGCAAATGCACATGATTTTATTATGAATTTCCCGGAGGGCTATGATACACTGGTAGGTGAAAGAGGGGTTAAATTATCCGGAGGTCAACGTCAACGTATCGCAATTGCGCGCGCTTTATTGAAAGATCCTGCGATCCTTATCCTGGATGAAGCAACATCATCATTGGATTCCGAATCAGAAAGACAAGTACAATTAGCACTTGAAGAATTAATGAAAGGAAGAACTTCCATTATCATCGCACATCGATTGTCTACTATTGTAGACTCGGATCAAATTATGGTCATCGAAAACGGCGTGGTGTCCGAATCAGGAAATCATATCGAATTAATGAGCAAAGGTAGTGGACTATACCATCACCTGTACTCATTGCAATCCAAACATAAGATTGAAGTGTAA
- the hisB gene encoding bifunctional histidinol-phosphatase/imidazoleglycerol-phosphate dehydratase HisB — protein MPNQLKRVLFIDRDGTLILEPEDQQIDSFAKLKFYPGALQYLPRIAKELDFDLVLVSNQDGLGTDVHPEENFWPVHQFILDTFAAEGVVFSKEHIDRTFPHENAATRKPGIGMLLDYFDPSQYNLAQSFVIGDRVNDVKLAQNLGAKAIWLRNNDDLGALENVQIDAETIGLETTDWKSIYEYLKLGTRTGEHHRKTNETDIYIKLNLDGSGKGDIETGLPFFDHMLDQIARHGAIDLTVKAKGDLHIDEHHTIEDTGIALGEVFLKVLGDKRGIERYSYTLPMDDCLAQVALDFGGRNWIVWEADFKREKIGDMPTEMFFHFFKSFSDASKSNLNIKAEGDNEHHKIEAIFKAFAKSIKKAVRRDADNMELPSTKGVL, from the coding sequence ATGCCTAATCAGCTAAAACGTGTATTGTTTATCGACCGTGATGGTACTTTAATTTTGGAGCCTGAGGATCAACAAATTGATTCTTTTGCTAAACTTAAATTTTACCCAGGTGCATTGCAATACCTTCCACGCATCGCGAAAGAATTAGATTTCGACTTAGTATTAGTTTCTAACCAAGATGGTCTGGGTACAGATGTTCATCCAGAAGAAAACTTTTGGCCTGTCCATCAATTTATACTGGATACATTTGCGGCTGAAGGTGTAGTTTTTTCTAAAGAACATATCGACCGTACGTTTCCTCATGAAAATGCGGCTACACGCAAGCCAGGTATTGGTATGCTATTGGATTATTTCGATCCTTCACAATATAATCTAGCACAGTCTTTTGTTATCGGAGATCGTGTCAATGATGTAAAGCTGGCTCAAAATCTAGGTGCTAAAGCTATTTGGCTACGTAATAATGATGACTTGGGGGCTTTGGAAAATGTGCAGATTGATGCAGAAACAATTGGTCTTGAAACAACCGACTGGAAGTCTATTTATGAATACCTGAAGTTAGGAACACGCACCGGTGAACATCATCGTAAAACGAATGAAACGGATATTTATATCAAATTGAATTTAGATGGTTCAGGAAAAGGTGATATTGAAACAGGTTTGCCATTTTTTGACCATATGCTGGATCAGATTGCCCGTCATGGTGCAATCGATCTGACAGTAAAAGCGAAGGGTGATTTACATATTGATGAACATCATACGATAGAAGATACTGGTATTGCGCTGGGAGAAGTATTCTTAAAGGTTTTGGGTGATAAACGTGGTATTGAACGTTATTCATATACATTACCTATGGATGATTGCTTAGCGCAGGTTGCTTTGGATTTTGGTGGCCGTAATTGGATTGTTTGGGAAGCTGATTTTAAGCGTGAGAAAATTGGTGATATGCCTACAGAGATGTTTTTCCACTTTTTCAAATCATTTTCGGATGCATCTAAGTCTAATTTAAATATCAAAGCTGAAGGTGACAATGAGCACCATAAGATCGAAGCAATATTTAAGGCCTTTGCCAAATCAATAAAGAAAGCTGTACGTCGTGATGCTGATAATATGGAGCTCCCGAGTACGAAAGGAGTTTTGTAA
- a CDS encoding CcmD family protein produces the protein MKKLSLSIALVFMTTLNIFAQSEIDMATGLRSSGKIYVVVLVMLVLFLGIAGYLFILDRKITRLEKKQNQK, from the coding sequence ATGAAAAAGTTATCACTATCAATCGCTTTAGTCTTCATGACAACATTAAACATCTTTGCACAAAGCGAAATTGATATGGCGACCGGACTAAGAAGTTCAGGTAAAATATACGTGGTTGTTTTGGTTATGCTCGTTTTGTTCTTAGGAATAGCTGGTTATTTGTTTATCCTGGATAGGAAAATAACAAGATTAGAAAAGAAACAAAATCAAAAATAA
- the hisC gene encoding histidinol-phosphate transaminase, whose translation MDTPFNLTKLLRENIKNLVPYSSARDEFKGEASILIDANENAFGSPLAHNYNRYPDPLQHQLKHKLAHIKGVPAENMFLGNGSDEAIDILFRAFCRPGVDNVILVPPTYGMYEVSANINDVAFRKVNLTKEYQLDLEGIENAVDEHTKLIFICSPNNPTGNTINRHDIETILNNFDGLVVVDEAYINFSQTKSFTQELAEYQNLVVLQTLSKAWGLAALRLGMAFASIEIISVFNKIKPPYNINQATQDIVLEALDQVDQVNGWIKQTVVEREKLVQGLYKLDMVQHITPSDANFILVKMNDPRAVYAYLVSHGIIVRDRSKVELCEGCLRITIGTPEENRILLEKLTTINI comes from the coding sequence ATGGACACTCCATTCAACTTAACGAAACTTTTACGGGAAAATATTAAAAATCTCGTACCTTATTCTTCTGCTAGAGATGAATTCAAGGGGGAAGCATCTATCTTAATTGATGCCAATGAAAACGCTTTTGGTTCTCCTTTAGCGCATAACTATAACCGTTATCCAGATCCTCTGCAACATCAACTTAAGCATAAGCTAGCACATATTAAAGGAGTGCCTGCAGAGAATATGTTCTTAGGTAATGGAAGTGACGAAGCTATTGATATCTTATTTCGTGCATTTTGTCGTCCAGGTGTTGATAATGTAATTTTAGTCCCACCTACATACGGCATGTATGAGGTTTCAGCCAACATCAACGATGTTGCTTTTCGGAAGGTAAATTTAACAAAGGAGTATCAATTGGACTTAGAGGGCATTGAAAATGCTGTCGATGAGCATACTAAATTGATCTTCATTTGTTCACCGAATAATCCAACCGGTAATACGATAAATCGTCATGATATCGAAACCATTTTGAACAACTTTGATGGTCTGGTTGTGGTGGATGAAGCTTATATTAATTTTTCACAAACTAAATCCTTTACTCAGGAATTGGCCGAATACCAAAATTTAGTTGTTTTACAGACGCTTTCAAAAGCATGGGGCTTAGCAGCTTTACGTTTAGGGATGGCCTTTGCAAGTATCGAAATTATTTCGGTGTTCAATAAGATAAAACCACCGTATAACATTAACCAAGCGACACAGGATATTGTTCTGGAAGCATTAGATCAAGTTGATCAGGTTAATGGCTGGATCAAACAAACTGTGGTGGAACGTGAAAAGTTAGTGCAGGGATTGTACAAACTGGATATGGTCCAACACATTACTCCTTCTGACGCCAACTTTATTTTGGTAAAAATGAATGATCCAAGAGCAGTATATGCCTATTTGGTATCACACGGCATCATTGTACGTGACCGCTCGAAAGTTGAACTTTGTGAAGGCTGTCTTCGAATTACAATCGGTACACCAGAAGAGAATCGTATATTATTGGAAAAATTAACCACAATCAACATATAA
- a CDS encoding heme exporter protein CcmB, translating to MNLLQQVKTLVYKDAILEWRSKYAINSILLYVISTVFVCYQAFKSVDATVWNALFWIIMLFASVNAINKSFTQENQQRQLYYYSIVNPKAVILAKIFYNMCLMAFLAVVAYITYSVIFKNPLGDPVLYFFAVILGSVSFSSVFTMVSGITSKAGNNSTLMAILSFPVIIPLLIVLIKLSQNAMQGMDRAESLNEIVVLIAINIITITVSLLLFPYLWRD from the coding sequence ATGAATTTACTACAACAAGTAAAAACTTTAGTCTATAAAGATGCTATTCTAGAGTGGCGATCCAAATATGCCATCAATAGCATTTTACTATATGTAATATCTACAGTATTTGTTTGCTATCAAGCATTCAAATCTGTAGATGCTACGGTATGGAACGCTTTATTTTGGATTATCATGCTCTTCGCATCGGTGAATGCCATTAATAAGAGTTTTACACAAGAAAACCAACAACGCCAACTTTATTATTACTCCATCGTAAACCCGAAAGCAGTTATACTCGCTAAAATCTTTTATAATATGTGCTTGATGGCATTTTTGGCCGTAGTTGCATACATCACCTACTCTGTAATTTTTAAAAATCCATTAGGCGATCCCGTTTTATACTTTTTTGCAGTCATCCTGGGCAGTGTCAGTTTTTCTTCTGTTTTCACTATGGTTTCGGGTATTACTTCTAAAGCTGGAAATAACAGCACTTTAATGGCCATCCTGAGTTTTCCCGTTATTATTCCGTTGCTTATTGTACTGATTAAGCTGTCACAGAATGCAATGCAGGGTATGGATAGAGCAGAAAGTTTGAATGAAATCGTCGTTTTAATTGCAATTAATATCATCACAATCACTGTTTCTTTATTGTTATTTCCTTACCTTTGGCGTGATTAA
- a CDS encoding PhoH family protein, translating into MNELQITLDAINLAILWGAQNEHFDYIKKQYPKLRIVARGNEMKVLGDEKQLESFKNSFDDVINHLEKYNKLSLMDLENLMQTTSGSAVLEEKMLADKAASVGSEPIVFGPNGIIVRARTPNQRKMVDSITNNDILFAIGPAGTGKTYTAVALAVRALRNKEIKRIILTRPAVEAGENLGFLPGDLKEKVDPYLRPLYDALDDMIPAEKLKGYLENRTIEVAPLAFMRGRTLDNCFVILDEAQNATDMQLKMFLTRMGPTAKFIVTGDVTQIDLPRKNQSGLATAVRLLDNIEGIDIIHLNGSDVVRHKLVKRILEAYGDI; encoded by the coding sequence TTGAACGAATTACAAATTACATTGGATGCTATCAATTTAGCGATACTTTGGGGCGCTCAGAATGAGCACTTTGACTACATAAAAAAACAGTATCCAAAATTGAGAATTGTAGCTAGGGGTAATGAGATGAAGGTATTGGGTGATGAAAAGCAACTTGAATCTTTCAAAAATTCCTTTGACGATGTTATCAACCATTTGGAAAAGTACAATAAACTTTCCTTAATGGATTTGGAAAACCTGATGCAGACAACTTCGGGATCTGCTGTACTGGAAGAAAAAATGCTTGCTGATAAAGCTGCAAGTGTCGGTTCCGAGCCTATTGTTTTTGGGCCTAATGGCATTATTGTGCGTGCACGTACACCGAATCAAAGAAAGATGGTGGATAGCATCACGAACAATGACATCCTTTTCGCTATAGGTCCTGCAGGTACAGGTAAAACCTACACCGCTGTTGCCTTAGCGGTCCGTGCATTACGCAATAAAGAAATCAAACGTATCATCTTAACACGACCGGCTGTTGAAGCTGGAGAAAATTTGGGCTTTCTTCCGGGAGATCTAAAAGAAAAAGTTGATCCTTACTTACGTCCTTTATACGATGCGCTTGATGATATGATTCCAGCAGAAAAACTTAAAGGATATCTCGAGAATAGAACCATTGAGGTCGCTCCGTTAGCTTTTATGCGTGGACGTACTTTAGATAATTGTTTTGTGATTTTGGATGAGGCACAGAATGCAACCGATATGCAATTGAAAATGTTTTTAACCCGAATGGGACCGACAGCAAAATTCATTGTTACGGGTGACGTGACGCAGATCGATTTACCAAGAAAGAATCAGTCAGGACTAGCAACTGCTGTACGATTGCTGGATAATATTGAGGGTATTGATATTATACATTTAAACGGTTCAGATGTTGTGAGGCACAAATTAGTGAAACGCATTTTAGAGGCTTACGGAGATATTTAA